From one Suricata suricatta isolate VVHF042 chromosome 8, meerkat_22Aug2017_6uvM2_HiC, whole genome shotgun sequence genomic stretch:
- the STMN1 gene encoding stathmin: protein MASSDIQVKELEKRASGQAFELILSPRSKESVPEFPLSPPKKKDLSLEEIQKKLEAAEERRKSHEAEVLKQLAEKREHEKEVLQKAIEENNNFSKMAEEKLTHKMEANKENREAQMAAKLERLREKDKHIEEVRKNKESKDPADETEAD from the exons ATGGCTTCTTCTG ATATCCAGGTGAAAGAACTGGAGAAGCGTGCCTCAGGCCAGGCTTTTGAGCTGATTCTCAGCCCTCGATCAAAAGAGTCCGTCCCAGaattccccctttcccctccaaaGAAGAAGGATCTTTCCCTGGAGGAAATTCAGAAGAAATtagaagctgcagaagaaagacGCAAG TCCCATGAAGCCGAGGTCTTGAAGCAGCTTGCTGAGAAGCGAGAGCACGAGAAAGAAGTGCTTCAGAAAGCGATCGAGGAGAACAACAACTTCAGCAAAATGGCGGAGGAAAAGCTGACCCACAAAATGGAAGCCAACAAAGAGAACCGAGAGGCCCAGATGGCCGCCAAACTGGAGCGCTTGCGGGAGAAG GACAAGCACATTGAAGAGGTGCGGAAGAACAAAGAGTCCAAAGACCCTGCCGACGAAACCGAAGCCGACTAA